In the genome of Hyphomicrobium sp. ghe19, the window CGTCGGTACGTGCGACTGCGCCGATCTCGGCCGACGCCAAAGTCGCAAGATCAACGTTTTGCCAATCTGAAGCAACGATCAGATCCTGAGAGGCGGCGAGGCCTGCGACGCGCAGTGTGAAATCCTTGAGATGAGATTTGACGTCCACTGCATCGCGCGCCGTCAATCGTGCCATCGCGAGGATCAAAGCCAGCAGGTTTTTCGAGCGATGCGAAACTTCGCGGAGCAGGGCGTCAGTGCGCGTGAGGCTCAGCTTCTGATCTGTCACATCGTAGGCAACGCCCGAGAGAGTCTTTACTTCCGTTTCCGCCGTTTCGGTCGGCGCACCGCGGATCGCGATCCAACGGGCATCCCCGTTGCGGCGGCGAATGCGAACCTCTAGAGCAAGGGGTTTCGACCCAGCGATCGCGGCACCAATCGCCTTCAGCAATCGGCGGCGGTCACAGCCCTCGACCCGGCGGATAAGTGTGCGCGCCGGGTACTCGGACGCAGGCTCGAGATCATTAAAAATGTCGGCAATGTCTGCATCCCAACAGATAGTTCCCGTCTTGAGGTTCCATTCCCAAACGCCGACATTGCCCGCGCGCAAAGCTTGGCGCAGCCGCTTTTCCCTAGCTCCATCCGGCGCACGTTGGTGGGGTGCCTTATCCTGGCTATCGAACTGCAACGGCATGCCTGCTGATTGGTCTGCTGTTTCACCCCATCGCCGCCTCGCGGGGGTCAAGTTGCTAGCGTTCGGGTCTTCCAAAATGTTCCGCGTCAACCACGTCGCGCCGGCGAACGACGCAACCGCCAACAATGAGGAAAGCGTGACAAACGTTATCCAGTTGCGTTTATCGTGCAGGTCCACCGCATTTTTGGGAATTTGAGCAGCAACTTTCCAGCCGAACTGTGAAGTTTCGGCAACGGCCTGTACGATGGATGTACGGTTCGGTTCATTGGGACTTGCCGCCGCGTCCGGCTTGGCGCGCGTTCTGGCCAGTATTTGACCGTCGGCTCCGAGAATGGAAATCGACCACGGGCCGCCAGAAGCAAATTTCTTGAGCGCAGAGGTCAAAAAGGTCGACGGGATACGTGCCTGGATGAGGACCGGTTTCGCATTGCTCGATGCGGCGGCCAGCCAGACATCGATGCCTTTGTCCGGCGCGTTTTCATA includes:
- a CDS encoding HWE histidine kinase domain-containing protein, coding for MKAAVYLVCLGLLIPTLGGAAYLLSAVHFQELAGLQADARTRALLAASFVDDQMDTIVRALKALPAEDVTQNTESGIRAELDRKGIVLFTRSEKLDLLSPVGGLDSDRIMLDGASRSAAAAALSNRTPQITAYENAPDKGIDVWLAAASSNAKPVLIQARIPSTFLTSALKKFASGGPWSISILGADGQILARTRAKPDAAASPNEPNRTSIVQAVAETSQFGWKVAAQIPKNAVDLHDKRNWITFVTLSSLLAVASFAGATWLTRNILEDPNASNLTPARRRWGETADQSAGMPLQFDSQDKAPHQRAPDGAREKRLRQALRAGNVGVWEWNLKTGTICWDADIADIFNDLEPASEYPARTLIRRVEGCDRRRLLKAIGAAIAGSKPLALEVRIRRRNGDARWIAIRGAPTETAETEVKTLSGVAYDVTDQKLSLTRTDALLREVSHRSKNLLALILAMARLTARDAVDVKSHLKDFTLRVAGLAASQDLIVASDWQNVDLATLASAEIGAVARTDADRVAIKGPPVMLTPEAAQTLGMVLTELALNAVEHGALSTATGKVRLTWSFPDPATILISWRETSGPPFVADGPKGYGMSVVERFSTQGLKLSARAVGNADEFTWTLTGPLVNIGHAPKSSGQV